The DNA region TTATCAGCTTTAGGGGCTTCTGCTGAAGGTTCTGGTGCCGAAGATGGAGCCTTTGCTGGTGCTTTAGCAACTGCAAAGAAATCCATAGGAAGAAGCACCTTACCCACCTTATAAATAGCAAGATGCTTATCCGTGTATATAATCCCAGTGATGGTGGTGTTGACTTCCCCTGTTGAGATGTTCACACTGCTACCATAACTAATCACATTCAGTTCCACTTTACCAGGCCTAGCTCCTGCAAGTGTTCTCACAGGGTTTGTTAAGGTATCAAAGTTTGAGCTAGAAACATAGTCTGAAATCACATGGAACTGTAGAAGTTCGAGCTTCTGTCCATCAGAAAGAGAGTTGAGGAACCCTGCTTTGAGCTCTGAGAAGGCACTGTCATCTGGTGCAAGAATGGTTAAGCCACCTGTTTTTATGGTTAGGAGCTGTGAGTTGAGTTGGTTGATCAATTGAGTGGTTTTCATGAGGCGGATTAGGACATTGAATGACTTGGCCTTTCGCAGGATTCCAACAATGTCAACCGCTGCAGTGTCAGGGGCGGTGGAATCACTTGGTGACTCTGGCAATGAAGGAACCAGTGGTTTTGGGGAAGAGGCTGGTGTGGTTGGGACTGGTGTGGCAGGTTTTAATGGAGCAGAAGCAGGTGATAATTGGGCTAGTGTAGTGGTGGAATACAAGAGAGAAACTAGTAGTGCAAAGAACAAGAGAGATTgcttcttcatcatctccatTTTGGTTTTGGTAAATTAAGGTTAAGATGATGTTGGAAAGATATGCAAATTGTACTTGGAATGAGCACTTGATGCATTGATGATATGCTGGAGCAGGGTTTTATTGAGGTTGGGAGAGAATGACAGGTAGGTGAAAGGTTTTGTCATGAAACCTTAAATTGTGATTTGCTAACCTAAATGTTTCTGGATCATGATCTTTTGTCTCTAAACAACATCTCAATTTCTCGTTCCACAAATGAAATCttgtcatgtcaattaaaaaaaaaagacacgaGTGCAGTTACTAACTTAGTTACATGATTGTTTTCAATTAACATGTCAAAATTTTATTGGTGGGATCGGG from Lotus japonicus ecotype B-129 chromosome 2, LjGifu_v1.2 includes:
- the LOC130740427 gene encoding fasciclin-like arabinogalactan protein 12, giving the protein MEMMKKQSLLFFALLVSLLYSTTTLAQLSPASAPLKPATPVPTTPASSPKPLVPSLPESPSDSTAPDTAAVDIVGILRKAKSFNVLIRLMKTTQLINQLNSQLLTIKTGGLTILAPDDSAFSELKAGFLNSLSDGQKLELLQFHVISDYVSSSNFDTLTNPVRTLAGARPGKVELNVISYGSSVNISTGEVNTTITGIIYTDKHLAIYKVGKVLLPMDFFAVAKAPAKAPSSAPEPSAEAPKADKEKPSSDDSSDSSQISSTSMKSSSVKITTCGKWVSLVLGVALMTVVST